A window of Cynocephalus volans isolate mCynVol1 chromosome 3, mCynVol1.pri, whole genome shotgun sequence genomic DNA:
TGTCCTCTGTGTGCGCATCAGGGACTGGTGACTGGGGAAGGTCAAGTGGGGAAGCAGCACGtcctgtttgcttgttttgtttctcaAGGAGCCACCTTCCTCGTAACCTTTGGAAACTCAGAGAAATCTGAAACTATGGTTTGTCGTCTTTCCAACAACCAGAGGTAAGAGTGAGGATCCTCCTTGGGAGCAGACAATGTTGTCACAGACTTTAGACCTCAGTCACACTGAGCCTGAAGGTGGTGATTTGCAAACCTTTTGTTTGATGTAGATACTTGTTTCTGGATGGAGACAGCCACCATGAAATTGAAATTGCACACATTTCAACCGTGCAGATTCTCACGGAAGGCTTCCCTCCCGGAGGTAAATGCCACGTGTCCTTTCCTCAGCGGGAGGGTTCAGGGCCGTGCGTGCACAGGGTCTGTCGGGCTCTCCTCTTCTACGGGGACTGTGTTCAGTCAGGGGTGCTAGAACTGGCTGGGTGGATGGGGGTGGAACCATGGGATGATGACGGACGCCTGCCTGAACATGTCATAATAATTTCCCTTTGTATAAATGCTCttatgtgttatttcatttactgCTGGACTCAAACCAAGGACAAAGCTCCAAATGTAGTAACCGAGATTTCCAGAGGGTCTGGAGCGGTGGCTGATCGGGAGCCAGCACTTCAGCCCTCCGCCACTCCCTCCTCCTACAGGCTCTCTGTACACTAAATTCCTGTGCTTTTCCTTGGTGAGCTTCTAGAGTGTGTAGCCCAGTCTGGGCCCTTTCCACTAAACTCGCACGCTTCAGTAGCTGTCTCTCCACTGAAGGGGAGTTCTAGGTGGTGTCTGCAAACCATGCTGAGAAACCTGCGTGACGTAAGCTGtcttgctttctgttttctgaCTGGCTCTCGGTTGCTCTCTCTCCTGCCTGCCCTTCTTCTTGATGTAGAAAAAGACTTCCACACTTACACCAGCCTCCCGGGGAGCCAGCCTGCCTCTGAAGGTCAGCCCCATTCCCTTGCCAGCTGCACCCCCCAGCATGCTGTGGGTCCTGCTCCTCTCTTCCCATTCAGCCTCTGTTCATGGGATGGTTTTTGCCAGAGTTCTCTGTGCAACTCACGTTCACATTTGGTTGCTTTAGGAGAGATGTTGGTCCAATGCATGGGtctataaaacaaatgaaaatgtcctggcagaagaaaatgtatttgttcAGTTCTTCTATCCTGGTGGAATCGTGGCCCAGTGGTCGACAGCTTACTGTCAGCACTGCCAGCCCAAGCAGGATGAGGCCAGGGGTGAAGTGGGTGGCAGCTTTCCCCAGCACCACCTGCCCTGCATGGCCTCTGCTCACAGCACTTCTGCCTCTGCCTTCTGAACTAGGCAGGAAGACCAGGCAAAGGTTTTGCCCCCTCTGTGCTGAGCACAGGGATGTGTGTGGTTGGCACCAAGCTGGTTGTCTTTGGTAGACTGTGAGTTGAAGATGCCCTGGTGCAAAGGGAGGGTCTACGTCAGCCCCGGTGCCTCCCTCTGCCTGCCTCCTCCTGGAAGCCCAAGGCTCAGGTACATGAATGGCCATAGCCCTAGccaaggccaaggagaaggtggcCAGGACACAGTGGCATCCGGACCCAGACGAGCACAATGGTGGCCTCTGGCAGTGTCCTGCCCTTCTGCCCACAGCCTCTCTTCTTGGCTGTTCTCCTTGCAGGCCTGAGGCTTCTGGCACTGCACGCCTTGTGTAGCAGTGTCAGGAGTACAGTGAGCCCTGCTCTACCCCACGCTTTCATAGACCCCTGAAAACCGCAGCACCCTGTCTTACAGGGTGGGACTAGGAACAGTGAACAGTGCCCTGAGCTGAAGGCAGCCTGAAGAGCACCCACCTGCCTCCAGAATGGGGCCCCACACTTGGTTCCATCCAGGGCCAGAGAGGGAATCTGTGCTGGCCACACCTGCTGTCACAAAGTGTGAAGGCAGCTGTGGACAGCAGGGCAGCAGGTGGTTGCGGCTGTGCTCCAGTCAAACTTTCTTCTCACACAAGGCCAGCTCTGTGGTGGGCAGACCAGGCTCTGGGGTCCCACAGGGGCCGGTCAGGGCAGATCAGACAGGCAGGGTCTCCAGGGATCCTTGAGTTTGAAGACAAGCGAGGCTTCTGAAGGAGCAGCTGTGGCAGCTTGTCGGGCCTCTCCCCCGCCGTGCACTGCAGTCTTCCTGCTGACTCCCTGACCAGCAGGAGAGTCAGGCCCTGGGCTTGATTTGCAGGTCTGTGTCTGATTGAAGGAATCTTCCAAGGGGTGGATTATTGCTTATAATGGAGCTTCCTCCCGAAGTTACGAAGTTAAAAAAGCAGTAGGTGAGGTTCACTGCGAGGCTTAGTCCACAGGTTCTTATCTACACAGTAGCTCTGACTATGTAGAGCCATTCTGTTCCTGGAGCGGTTTGTTCTTACAGCAGGTGCTGGAATCAAGTTATTGTTACTGGAGCAGTTGGTCATGGCCCAATGATGGCAGGGATGTGTCCCGGTAGGCCAGTCCCCCAACATAGGGTCTTTGTGGGATCCTGTGTGAGGTCTAGGGGAATGGGCACATGACCAGGGTGGGTGGCATTTTAGTTGCCTCAGCTTTGTCCCTGGTTctcaacagtgggatggctgtgGCCTCTGAACTGTAGGTGTGAGGTCACACTTCCACCAGTCCTGGCTGCACAGGTGTGATCTGTGCGTAGATGGGAGCCAACCTTGTTTCGGGGGAGGGGGGGCCTCTGAAGGCAGGAATCACCACACAGGGCTGGGGAGGCTGGGCAGTTTCTGGATTTGCTGAGAACGAGGCCTCTCATGCAGCTCTCAGTGATGCGGTTGTTTGTCCCAGCCCTGGGAGCATCAGGCTTGGTCCCTTTCTTGCCCTCTGTGCACTTGGGGTCTCCCACCAGACAGGCTTGAGAATCTTGTTGTCATTAGGTGCAGGAGAGCACTGCCCCCGCCCCACCCAGCCGCTTCCCAGAGCTGCACAAGGCTAGGAAGGTGCCCTGGCCACTGCCATATCAGAGCTGGTGGCATCCTGGTCCTCTTTGGACCTTCTTACCTCGACTTCCTCCTCCAGGAGGCAATGCACGGGCCACAGGCATGTTCCTTCAGTACACAGTGCCGGGGATTGTGGGTGTGACCCAGCTGAAGCTGATGGCCGTGGAGGACACAAATGCCAGCAGGAGGCCGGCTGCAGCGTGGCTGGCGGCCATGCACAAGGTACCATGGCCTGCTGAGGAGGGAGGCTGGGCCCTTTGCCTTTCCCAGAGGAAAATCTGCCCCCGGAATGCATGCAGGCTCACCTCTGACCAGGCACAGGACGAATCAGGTTTTGGTGTGTGTATTTTTGGTCACCCTGCAGGCTGCCAAGCTGCTCTATGAATCTCGGGACCAGTAACTCCACATGAGAGCTGAACTTGGAGGGCATCTGGTCAGCAGGACTGAGCCACTTGGAACAGCAGTGCCTGCTCCCTGTGCCCAGCAGGAATGAATCCCACATGTGCTAGGAAATGCAGCTCAAGAATGTGGAAAACCAGTATTCACTTACCTAGTGCAATATGTACACAGTTCATTAACGCTTTAAGCAGCCTCACGTTTTAGAATGTATTATCTTGTTGATACAaaattgggggtgggagagacTGTGCTATACAGCTGCTAAACTATTTCAGCATAAACTATGCCACGTTTTATGTGTTCCCAGGTTTACTAGAAGGTTCTGGCCCACCAGTGTTCATTAATTCTTCCATAGACACAATTTGGGTAGTGATAACCCTGGCCTCTGGTTTGTAATGGAGCCTGCTCCATCTTTCATAGCCAGTTTACAGCATTTGCCTTAGCCTATTTAATAGACTGCCCGTTTTCTTTGTCACTAATGTTGGGCTATGTACAATCCTTTGATAATTCACTAAGGGGAAGGTGCCTGCTTTGTGTTTTGTACTTTTCACTTACTATTTCACTTTATTAAAATGACTGTACAGTAATTTGTATATAAAGCTTATGATTAAAACCTATTTTGAAACTACAGATCACCTTGCCTTATTGTGTTAGATAACCTGAGCTCTTGTGCCACAACAGCCCAGCCCTGGCTCCAGAACACAAGACTCGCAGGCACTGGTGTGAGACAGCGGTTTATTGTGCACATTTACACGGCCTCTGAGTGTTGGGGTGGCAGCGGCCATGGTGCTATGACAGAGGCCATTCCCCAACGGCATTCACTTCTCTCACCACACTGTGTATGATCCATGCACAAAAGTGATCAGCTACAGCACTGCATCAATGAATctatacacatatttatacatgAATTATACACAAGACtcatacatgaaaaataaagccTAAGGGCCTGTgttttaatgaggaaaaaaaaaactttccaacATAGTTCTGGTAGTTTTGAATGGTCTAGTCAAAAAATACTTTTGGTGTATAAAAAGCTTACACGCACAATCCAACTTCAGTGAAGCAGAACGCCTTCCTTGTGTCGAGGCTGCAGCTGTGACAAAGGTCACTGCATCATAGCTGGCCCAGATGGGGGGCCCTCCCACCTCTAGCTCTCCTACCCCAGCTGCTGCCCTGCAGAGGCCCCTCGTGACACCAGGCACCTGCCATCCTTCAGGTGCCCAAACAGCCTCATCTGAGCCAGGCCTTGCTGTCCACCCGACACCAACCTCCACCCTTTGGTGCCGAGGACGCCACTTTCTGCAGTCAGACACTGATTCAATCTGTGAGAGGATCAGAACTACACTGTGCAGCAAGAGAGGCTGTGAGAGGAGAAGGCAAGCGTGTGTGTGGAGGCTCTCTGGGCTGAATGTCACCTGGTCTTAAGCGCCCTTGTGCCTGTGGCATGGAAGTCTGTCCACAGCCCCAGGCTAGCACAATCCACCTTTAGGAACTAAACCAACTCCTGGAACAGGAAGCAGAACACCCCAAGTTGGGCCATGGGGGGTGGTCAGTGGAGGCCTCGCATACACATTGGGCAACAACACTGGACAGAAGTTTCCAGACAAGCTCCTTTGGTGATGAAGGAAGAACGGTGTGGGGAGAGGGTGAGCAAGATAATGGGTTTGATTCTCAGTGACATAAGGGCAGGGCTCTAGTAGGAGCGCACCTTATGTGGCTGCAAGTCTCACTGTTGGGGACAGGTGACATCTAAAATGAGGGGTGGACTTGTGTCCAAGTTAGTAAGAGCTTTTGTCTTTACTGGCAACCAACCAGGGTTAATTATAGGGCTTCTTATTGGCAACAGGGGTGGGTGTTTTGAAAGCTGAGTGTTTATTTGGATTTACAGTAATTGGCAAAATTCAGTCCTCTTGGAGGCGAAAGTCCCTCTCCCAGTTGTGGGCAAATTGGAGAAAGGGCCTCACCTAGCAACTGCAGGAATTCACATTGTGGATGGTCTGCTAACACGAGCACCATTGAAACCACTTCTAGCTTCAGCTTTCCTGTGGAGGCAGCAGAACAATGTCTTCAGCAGCTCCTAGGAGCTGGCAGGACAGTGGTGCTGCAAAGGAAGTTCAGGCGAGCGTGCGCTGCCGCGGCTTGATCCGAGGATACAACTGGGGAGCAATGCAAACAGGTTGGGATGAGGAAGAGCACAAGCAGGACCTGCGCCtctgctcccctcacctcagTGTGTTGCCCCAATGGCCGTGAGGCTCACTCTCCTCCCAGGCCTAAGCTGAGCTGTAACCTCTACTCTGAGACTCTACCCGCCTTGTAGAAAGTGCCCCCACCCCAGAGTATTCTGTCCCTCTATTTCCCTGACAGTGTGTCATTCCACCTAAACACTTGTCCCTGTCTGGAGGCCCATGAGGACATAAGCTCCTGTGGGCAGGCATCCAGGTGTCTGCTGTGTTCACTTAGGTGCTGGTAGTGCAAGGCACTCAGGGAAAGGTTGCTAAACGAATGAGGAGTATCTGCCAGCCTGGGCGAGGGCCGCAGGAGAAGACAGCAGAGGCAGCCCCTCTGCCAGGGGACTGACGCAATTATAAACGCAGCCTGCAAGCTCCTGCCTCCCTACCCACCGCCACTGAAGAAATTTCTGGGCTGTAGAGAACTCTAGACTGGGGAAAATCCAGGTGGGGTGAGACTAGTTGCTTGCTGAAGCTCCTCATGAACAGAGCACACTGCACCTTGTGAGTGTCAGCCTCCACACGAGCTGATGCCCCAACTGCTCCCATGGGACCTCCAGGGTCCTGCCTGAGCCTCATGCCAACTCTGCAAAGTGGGTACCTGCCCATGTACAGAGGGGGCTGCTCAGGCTTGGTCCCCAGCAGGATTAAACCCATGCTATGACCTGTGTTCTGTGACTTATGGGCAAGATAAAAAGGACAGCTGATTTCCCAGTGCCACCCAAGTGGCTCAGGTGCTCACCCCTAGCAGGTTTTTGGGCACATAGCCCTCTCGGTCCCCAAGACGAGCCCACCACCACTCGGTCTCGCTGTCGTCCTTGCGCCTCAGGATGGTGATGGCGTCCCCTTCATGGAAGGATAGCTCGTCGCTGTTCTGGGCCTCGTAGTCCCACAGTGCATACACCATGCCTTTGTTCATCACCCCCAGCTTCTCCTGCACCCCTGGGACCAAAGAGCAGTGGTCAGGCTTCAGTGTGCAGCAGGTGCAGAGAGGAGCCCCACTCAAGCAGGACGACACGCTGCTGCTGAGGCTGCTCTCACAAGGCTCAACAGAGGTCATGGCTGAGGTGAGAGACCAGAGCCACATGACCTGGTGCTTCCCCAGGCCCTACGGATGTCCCATGGCTTACTGTGAACAGCCCTTTGTTTGTCCTCCAATACAGTACTTCTTCTGAAGTCCTGAGTCCAGAGGCAAAGGTGTGTCATTCTAAAAGGGCATGTCTTAAGGTGAAACTTGTAACTCACATCTAGAACAAACTTCTAAAAGTCAGTAACTAAAAGAGCTGTGACTGCTCTTGGATGGCAGTGAATGAACTACATACGATTGATGCACAACCTCTGAGCAAGCACACAACCAGGCAGCTCCTTGTGGGTACATTGAGAAAGGGCCTTCTGCAGGACACTTTGATTCTGAAGGCCAGTGGCAACTGCTGGGGgagcctccctcctgccccactAGGTGCCAGTGAGACTGCAGCCCCTCCCCATGGAGGCTTGAGTTGCCTGGGGGCTCTGTGCCCCCAACCCCACTGCACAACCTAGCCCTGCCCTAAGCGGTGGGTGTCTTCTGGCTGTTTTAGTTTATCACTGGCAGGTTCTCAAGTTACACATGGAATGAATGCCTTGTGACTGTTTAACACTCAGAATAAAGACGACAGTCCAGCTCTTGGGAAATCTGACCCTGGCCAACGCAGCTTAATTAGGACATGAGCTTCACTCACCAAATGGTTCCAGAGACAAAGGGCCATGCCCCTCAGGCCTCGCAGAGATGGAGCGGCCCTGCTTCAAGCCCTGGGGCACCCCAGCAGTGAGGGCACAGATAAAGTGCCACCCAGCCACCCGCACCCATGACAGCTCTGCCCTGGGGCAGTATCTATGCAAAGTACAGAaaagtcatttttgtttttagcaaTCTGGCATAGAATCCTAATGACACGGACCTTCAGTTATGTTTTCAGGAATGAGAGGAAGGGGCAATGTGGCTTCCATTTGAAGAAGACTCTCTGGCTGCCTCTGAGGTAGGTGGGAGCAGGCTGAGAATACTGCACTCATACAAGCGCAGCCCAGGAAGGAGTCTGAGGTGTGCCAGGCCTACCTACGTACCATATAAAAACTGGGAGCACTGAATATAGCCCTCTTCCATCTCCTCACACTTGTCAGCAGCAGTTTCAATGTCGCTGATGGTTGAGGCAAAGACGGCGGCGCCGCTCTCCACCAGCTGCTTGCAGAGGTGGACGCTGTTGCAGGAAGCAGCGCAGTGCAGTGGCGTCCTGCAATCAGAGCAGCATGAAGGTGCAGCCCAGATGAAGCTGCTTACCATGCACTTCTCACAGAAGGCACCATGCCTTCGCGCCAAGCAAGCTCCTGCGTTGTCTTTGTAATGGCATGATTTCTATTAGCAAATTATTTTGGACCACGTATAAACTTTTGAAAAAGGCGGGCAGGAAGTGGATTAAGAGATGGCCTACAAATAGATGtttgttgcacagcaatgtgaatgtacatAACACACTGAAATGTACATTAAGAAGTGGCTgagatggtaagttttatgttacgtgtattttaccacaagtaaaacaaaaagttCAAATATACAGAATGAAAGCTGTTGGTCCCTGCAGAAGACCAGCAGGCCCTGCACAGCAGCACAGCcctgatcctgaagacaaatgGAAACGAAAAACACCAACAGCCTCAGTGTCTAAAGAAAGGGGAACAGCTGAAGTTACTTTTCGTACAGGATAGATGAATGCAGAACACAGAGTGGGTATATTTCATGTAGAATATAGGAGAAGGGGAAGAGTGAACAGTTAGCAGAAAGCTTAGGTTACAATGAAGTATAGGAAGAATATGACCTCAGCTACATCTTTAACAAAATAATCAACACAAAAGGCTGGAATGTTAAGTGGCTAATGCTGACAACAGCTATCTTCCACGGATGGAAAGATGAGtattcttgctctctctctccatacTTCCCAATTTTCTAGAATACGAACTTTCCTTTGGTAAGGTAGGGAAAAGTGAATCTCTCAACCCCACACCCCCATGGGGCCCTCACCATCCGTCACTGTCAGCAGCGTTCACGTTGACCCCAAAATCCAGCAGGAACTTCACGATGTGGTGGTGGCCAGCACACACTGCGTTGTGCAGTGGGGTGATCCCTTCGTCATTAGGCTTGCTGGGATCTTCCACCTAGGACACACGGCATGTGAAGGCCCAGCCCACCCCCTTGGCAGCACACATAGTGGTGGGGGCTGCAGCTCACCTCGTAGATAATCCTTTGCACCAGATCAAACTCTCCTTCCAGAGAAGCATCTAAGAGCAGTGCCAGAGGGTTAAACCGGACTCTCAGACCATGCCCTGTGCGCTCCGAATTGGGCTTCTTCAGGTTAGTGCGTTTGCTCTGCTGGGAAGGAAGCACACTTTCAGTTTAAAGACAATCTGCCAAAGTGAGGACAAGTGCAAGAACCAACACCTGggtgggaaggagtggcaggagCCGCAGCCCTAACGCAGGGCTCTCTCCAAGAGCAGCtcctggagcagcagcagcagtacctAGGCAGTTGCCCCAAGCTCTCTCTGAGGGAAAGCACTGCCCTGGGGCTTGAGCCCCTGGCTCATACTCATAGAGGGGTACGGCTGCATATGGGATGCTCTTCTTTCCAGAAGACCTTGTGGGAGGGCATGTGGTGCCCGACAGTCCAGCTGCTCAGCTGGATGCCAGTCACAGGGGACTGAGCAGATCTTCCCACTGGCAGACAACAGGGCTCTTCCTGCATGTTGAGATCCCAGCTGAGGGCCTCTGTGCTCCATCAACACTGACTTCCCATCAGGGAGCTTTTTCTAGAAggctcttccctcccctctctgccCATCCTTCAGGTTCCCATGGCAGCTCTCTTCCTCAGTAAAGCCTCTGGGGCTCCCTGCCTGGTCCTCAGGGAGAGGGTCTGCCACCCCTGCATGCCTTTTCATGCCCATGTGTCCATGCTCCCCCCAAGGCCCAACTCAGGGCAGCTGGGACATGCCTGGATCCTGCTGCTTCCAGCACAGCCTAATACAAGGGCAGTGCCCCAAAGGTCCTGGCCGCATACATGACCAGAAAGGCCTGGCTTTGGCCTAGCAATGACACCCACCGTGGACGCTGCCGGAGGGTGGACGACAGGAGGAAGAGGTGCTGGAGGAACTTGCTCTTCCCCTGGAGATGGGGCCTCAGTCACAGGGCTTGGGATTTGTTCTGTGGAGGGGACTGTGGCCAAGTTGTTGTTATTGTCCTCTGCAGGCTCAGGAGTTTGGTGGTTGGTTTGGGGACAGATGAGCTGTTCTGGTTCAGGGGAAGGTAGCTCGTTGTCATTGGCATCTGATGACGGAGCAGGCTCGTCAGGGagtggggctgtgggtggggcaggggtgggctcTTCCAGGTTTCCATTGGCATTGGTATTTCCATTGTCCACGTCAGCCAAGGTGCCCATGAAGtcctgggaggggctgggctggtAGAAAGGGGTGCCCTCCATGCCTCCAGCCAACGTGTTGAAGCGCTGGTACAGCAGCTTCTGGATGTTGGGTCCACCGGGGCCCTCGGGCTCTGTGATGGAGCTGCGCTTTTTCAGGGGCCGGGGAGCATTGGCCAGCTTCCTGCGGAGGGCCTCCAGGTCCGCATCGCTCTGGTAGCGCAGCGGTGAGTGCACAATGGGTGTGAGCTTGGTGGGGCTGAGCGGCCGTGGCAGGCTCTCCACACCACTGCTGTCTCCAGCTGGGGCAGGGccctcctgctccagctccttcTCAGCACACTCTGAGGATGGCTGAGGCTGTGACACACTGGTGGACAGTGACCCGTGGAGGAATGGTAGCGGCGATGGAGACGTAGATCCTGATGGTAAGACGGGTTTACCGTACACTGCAGAAGACACAAAGCACAGGGGCAGTTTCAACACTGCTGCTGGCCTGGGTCCAGCTGCTCAGCATCTGTGACTCCACGAGAGATGGGCTCCGACAGGGAGATGTGTAAATCGGCTGCTGCTATTATATTCGAACTTTAAATCTCCAAGGAAGACTCAACTACAAGAACCTCCACTGACTTCTTTTGAAAGGTAGGGTGTCTCTCTAAGGTATATGTTTTAACATTTGAGTTTCCAGAATTAAgactttttcaaaagaaaaaaaaggctgcTGACCTGACTTCCCTGCCCCAAACAAGCTTGCCTTGTTTTCTGGCCACAGAAGACAACAAAACCACTAAATATGCATCTGACTCTTGGACTAACTCAAATGATATAAAAACATGAGCCTCCGCAGAGTAGGAAGGTTTTATCTGGTAGTCCAGGATTCTTCCACCATGGCCAGAATCTTGCCCATAGGTGAAGACAGGCACCACCACCTGGGAGGCCCTGGGCAGAGATGACCAGGCACACCCGGAAAGCCCTGAACTGAGTCTGGAAGCTGCAGCCAATGCCCAAGAATGTTTAAGGAGGCCCCAGGCCAGAGCTGACCTGCAGGATCCTCCTATGAAGGTCAGAAACACCATCAGCCTCCGCGGCATGTGTAGAGCTAAGCTCCATTCTCTCCATGGCCTTCCTAGAACACCTTAGGTTCCACACCCCAACCAGGCCTTTTCTCCCTTGTGGGCTCTGGCTCAGCTGTTGCCGGGAGGCCAGAAGGGCCAGCAGTCAAGGACCATACCCTGCTCACTAGATAGCTCCTTGCATTAGTTACCACAAagcaggaggaaaagagaaaattcctGAAATCTCACCCTTACAGCAGCTGGATTTCCTAAGAAGCGCAGGAAAGTGGACACTCAGACAGGAAGTCACAGAGCTGTGAATCATCTGCAAAACTGTTCCACACATTCTGTCTTTCATTCCTGTCTCACACTAACACCCAGGGCCGTACTTTATGTAAGAATTATACTTAATCCTGAATTATATGTGGCCCAAGTGTAAAGCTATGAATTggtattttcttaattaaaagtATAATTTCCTAGCCCCATGAGGAGGAGAGTATACACCTATGTTACCTGCTTTAACTGACTTATTAGAGGCGCTGTGCACGGCTGGCTGGTAATGCTTAGGTGGTGTGGCTTGCTGCAGGTACATGGAGTATATGGAGCTTGAATTCACTGTCTGGGGTCCTTTCCTGGGAGACTGTGGCCTTGACCCTTTATCAGCCAGAAAGGGCCTGATAGCCACTGTCAGTGGGAGCTCAGGTTTGCCGTCTCCAGCTGGAAATGCAGGTGGCCCTGCTGGCGGGTACGTGGGACTTGGCGGCACAGAAATCCTCTGCTGAATTTGCTGCGAAGAGCCTGGCTGAGGGGCACTGCCTGCCTGGGGCAGTGGGGCAGGCTTCTGCCGACCTGGCAGGCCTGCGCTGGGTCTGGGCAAGctgccttcttttctcctctccaggGAGCTTGTTGAGCCTGGACCAAGAGGCGAAGGACTTGGGTATGTCCCGTAGCTTGGAGGCGGCTGCTTGCCTACACCAGGTATGGGAGGTGGCACTTTACCAATCTCGATGCCCTAAATTTaggtgttaagaaaaaaaaaaaagtcaccctTTGAAAAATTAAGCATATTTCCATCCATGGTCACAAGAGAATACACAGTAGGATTTGTAATCCTCCAAACCAGCTTGTGACCAGGACACAGGGAGCACTCTTAGGCTCATTGCTCATCCACAAAAGTGATGCCAAAGTCCTGACCAAAAGGTTCATGCACTTCTGCATGGCTTAGGATCTCATGGCCCAACACCTGTTTCAGGACTTTGGGAGTAATGTGGCCCTTCACAGGGTTAACTTGCCTCCCGACACCTCACAACCCTCAGCTTAAGACTCAGAAAGAAGAATAACATTGCTGAGCCTGCTCATGTGTGTGACAGAGACACATAGCCTACCAGCTTCTCTGAGGCTCCTAGTGCTGATAAGGGCAAGGGCTGGCTGGAGATGGTGCCTGGCTTCAGAGCCCCCTCCACGCTTGAGTCCTTCGTCTGCGTTGGTTTCATTGAGGAGCTAGAAGTCTGTTTTAATGTTGGCCAGTTTCCATCATTagctttaaaagaacagaggatttcagtaaaatttttcttgaaattagTTGAACCAACCTAAGAATAACACCCTGCCAGAAACAGAAATAGCACTGGGACATCACATTCTGATGGAGCTCTATTAACCAGGTGGTTGATCACCCCTGCATACCAAGCTGTTCCCTCTCTGACTGCCCACAGACCTGTGCAGAGACCAAAGGCAGCCTCTGCTGGCAACTCATCACCAATGCCCAAACTGCTTTCAGGTGTTACCAGACTCAGTGACCAAAC
This region includes:
- the PPP1R13B gene encoding apoptosis-stimulating of p53 protein 1 isoform X1, which gives rise to MMPMILTVFLSNNEQILTEVPITPETTCRDVVEFCKEPGEGSCHLAEVWRGNERPIPFDHMMYEHLQKWGPRREEVKFFLRHEDSPAESSEQGGRQTQEQRTQRNVINVPGEKRTENGVGNPRVELTLSELQDMAARQQQQIENQQQMLVAKEQRLHFLKQQERRQQQSISENEKLQKLKERVEAQENKLKKIRAMRGQVDYSKIMNGNLSAEIERFSAMFQEKKQEVQTAILRVDQLSQQLEDLKKGKLNGFQPYNGKLTGPAAVELKRLYQELQIRNQLNQEQNSKLQQQKELLNKRNMEVAMMDKRISELRERLYGKKIQLNRVNGTSSPQSPLSTSGRVAAVGPYIQVPSAGSYPVPGDPIKPQSLSIASNVAHGRSKSDGHSKPRVTSSWTVSDLDVGPDCGSSRLSASLFVNPNDGNWPTLKQTSSSSMKPTQTKDSSVEGALKPGTISSQPLPLSALGASEKLGIEIGKVPPPIPGVGKQPPPSYGTYPSPSPLGPGSTSSLERRKEGSLPRPSAGLPGRQKPAPLPQAGSAPQPGSSQQIQQRISVPPSPTYPPAGPPAFPAGDGKPELPLTVAIRPFLADKGSRPQSPRKGPQTVNSSSIYSMYLQQATPPKHYQPAVHSASNKSVKAVYGKPVLPSGSTSPSPLPFLHGSLSTSVSQPQPSSECAEKELEQEGPAPAGDSSGVESLPRPLSPTKLTPIVHSPLRYQSDADLEALRRKLANAPRPLKKRSSITEPEGPGGPNIQKLLYQRFNTLAGGMEGTPFYQPSPSQDFMGTLADVDNGNTNANGNLEEPTPAPPTAPLPDEPAPSSDANDNELPSPEPEQLICPQTNHQTPEPAEDNNNNLATVPSTEQIPSPVTEAPSPGEEQVPPAPLPPVVHPPAASTQSKRTNLKKPNSERTGHGLRVRFNPLALLLDASLEGEFDLVQRIIYEVEDPSKPNDEGITPLHNAVCAGHHHIVKFLLDFGVNVNAADSDGWTPLHCAASCNSVHLCKQLVESGAAVFASTISDIETAADKCEEMEEGYIQCSQFLYGVQEKLGVMNKGMVYALWDYEAQNSDELSFHEGDAITILRRKDDSETEWWWARLGDREGYVPKNLLGLYPRIKPRQRTLA